One bacterium genomic window, CCGCATTTGAAAAGCTTACTGGTTTTTCATTTGGTGAAGCTTATCGTCAGCTCCCGATCACACTACTGCGGATAAATGAGGACTCTCCTGATTCAAATTTCACTCCAATGCAGCATGTACTATTGGGTAAAGAGTGGCGTGGTGCACAAACCCACCGAACAAAGAACGGCGAGGTTTTGTTTCTCGACGTATCATTAGCGCCACTCTACGATAACAGCGGGAAGCAAGTTAACGTGATTGCAGTCTGTCGAAACGTTACTCACGAACATGCCCTCGAAGATCAATTACGGCAATCTCAAAAAATGGAAGCAGTTGGTTTATTGGCAGGCGGGATTGCACACGATTTTAACAATTTACTTACTGCAATCATGGGGAACATCAGTTTAGCAATGATAAGTCCACCCGACCGGTTGCAATCCTGTTTACTCGATGCGGAGAAAGCGGCAATCCGCGCATCGGAAGTGGTGAAACAGATTCTCCTCTTCAGTCGTCGTTCCGGGGTTCAATTGAAACCGGTTCATCCTGCGGTTTTGCTGGATGAAAATGAAACAATCCTCAAGAACACTATCGACCGTCGGATTGACGTTTCGTATTCAACTACCGGTTTGAATCGCGCAGTGTTCGCCGACGCGAGCCAAATCCATCAAGTATTGGTGAATCTTTGCGTAAATGCGCGTGATGCAATATTCGCAATTCCACCTGATATGCAGAAACGGAACTGGCGAATAAAAATCGCTGCGAGTGATTTCGACGCTGATGAAGAGTACTGCCTCTTGCATCCCGATGTAAAGCCAGGCGAATATGTTAGATTCTCAGTATCTGACACTGGTATTGGTATGACACCAGACACCCTGCAACGAGTGTTTGAACCGTTCTTTACGACGAAAGCCGCCGGGTCAGGCACCGGGTTAGGATTAGCATCGGTGTACGGTATCGTTAAGCAGCATAACGGTTGGCTCGATGTCGAAAGCGAATTCGGAAAAGGAACAGTCTTCTCGTTCTATTTACCGTCGACCAAGTTAGAAGCACCTCAAACTGAAACGGGTATTGACGAAGAATTGGCAACCGGCACCGAAACGATTCTATTGGTCGACGATGAAGAGATGATTCGAACTCTCGGAAAAACACTACTGGAGCAGTTAGGATATCAGGTGTTGCTGGCAGAGGATGGTGCTACCGCACTGGAAGTATATTTTAGTCAACGAGAGTTTATCGATCTTACGATTCTCGACTATTCGATGCCGAATCTTTCCGGGGGTGAAGTACTCCAACAGATTCTCGTGTTGAATCCAAAAGCGAAAGTGATTATGTCAAGCGGGTATACTGCGATGGATACTAAAGATACACCGGACTTCTCAGGTGCTAAGGGATTTGTGGGGAAGCCGTATCACTTATCCGAAATGGCAACAACAATCCGGACGATATTAGACGAGAAAACAGAATAGAATTTTTACGGACAACACGCGGCTCCGGCAATTGGTGATAGAATCCCACTAACCCCGCGATACACCAATACACCCGCCATCACGAAAAGTAGTAACTCACCGAACCGGTTGGCATAGCGTTGTAAACCCACCGGGATCCATCGCAGCAGAATTCCAATACCCAATAGTGCCGGTGTCGTACCGATTCCGAATGCTTGCATCACCAGCATACCGGTTACACTATCGCCCGTCGCCGCTGCGCGAATCAGGATTGCGTGCAGCAGTCCACAAGGTAACAATGCGGCTGATACTCCCAACAGAAATGGCGGCAGAATTCGTTGCACAAGCGTT contains:
- a CDS encoding ATP-binding protein; translation: LVGVQSVCWLGVPLITQRGVIGVTVAQTYATDQIYTKSDFELLSLVGGYIAPAIERKLIDEERSRMVKVIESVNESILLLNMDGVIEYVNPAFEKLTGFSFGEAYRQLPITLLRINEDSPDSNFTPMQHVLLGKEWRGAQTHRTKNGEVLFLDVSLAPLYDNSGKQVNVIAVCRNVTHEHALEDQLRQSQKMEAVGLLAGGIAHDFNNLLTAIMGNISLAMISPPDRLQSCLLDAEKAAIRASEVVKQILLFSRRSGVQLKPVHPAVLLDENETILKNTIDRRIDVSYSTTGLNRAVFADASQIHQVLVNLCVNARDAIFAIPPDMQKRNWRIKIAASDFDADEEYCLLHPDVKPGEYVRFSVSDTGIGMTPDTLQRVFEPFFTTKAAGSGTGLGLASVYGIVKQHNGWLDVESEFGKGTVFSFYLPSTKLEAPQTETGIDEELATGTETILLVDDEEMIRTLGKTLLEQLGYQVLLAEDGATALEVYFSQREFIDLTILDYSMPNLSGGEVLQQILVLNPKAKVIMSSGYTAMDTKDTPDFSGAKGFVGKPYHLSEMATTIRTILDEKTE